The Mastacembelus armatus chromosome 24, fMasArm1.2, whole genome shotgun sequence sequence tagccTCTGGATTATGgtagttaaaaaaacattgggATTGACATTGTCTTTTTAATGTCACATTAGATTTACCTTTTTCCTTCTGAATATACCAACTGGTAGGAAGGTGCTTGGTGATACTTAAGACAGTTGTAGGTTAAACactgatcatttcattttattagagAAGTGTATCTCTTGATAGTTTTCTTATCCTTTTTTCTCACATCTTTTCTGCAGTGATCCTGAACAGCAGTAGACGTCTATCCTTGATGGCCATATGTTTAGGTGTGCTGTCAGAGACCTGCGTAGGTCAGGCCTGTAAGAAGCTTCAGTGGAGCATCCAGGACATGGTGAAATTTGAGTGAAAAGTGGGAGAAATGTCAGTAATCTCAGGGAAGAACAATCAAACTGGATGCCAAACTCTGCTGGGGAgtgcctgtttttaaaaataaccctTCCACACACTGGGATGgagaacagatttttttaaagtggtATTCATCAagttctcttttttatttttatttttctgaagaagaagaagaaaaagaaaaggcctTCATAAACATGAAGTGACAACAGACTGAGTTAGTGTTTCCCTGCTCCGATGGAGGCAGAGAAGACACATTCTTTATTTTGGAGGAACAGTATGCTACAGCATGGGAATGACCCCTGATCTAATTTACAGTTAAACATGCTGTAACTCCAGGGCTCTCTAGGAGTGACATACACAGAGGGTataatttaacaataaatacatcTCTGTTTGGACAGGACCCAGCCAACACTCTCCACATTCTTTAGCTAATTGGTGAAATGCTTACCTTAgctcacacactcgcacacacacgcacacacacacacagataaatgatGACAGAGTAAGGCAGAGAGTATTTACTTTCCTCTTATTTATTGGTGTACTAAAAGCTAATGTGTGTAGCAGTGTGAGGGGTTGGGCTGCTAATGTTGAAGTCAATTCATCATTTAGTTTATAAGATGTCAGAAAAtagttacaaataaaaaataaaacaatgttccTGACAGTTTTCCAAAGCTAATAATGATCTGTTAACAATGCTTCAGTCCAAAACCTCTAACAGAAGAACAGCATATTCTCACATTTGTCAACATCACATCACACAAACTAAAGTCAGATTTTTTACGTTGGCCAGTTGCAGCAAGATGTGTGAGGAATTTATTTGTTTCAGAATGTTGACTAGCAGCTAGTAGCTGTCCAGATTTACAATAGTTACTATGAAACGTGTTGAAGAGAAGCAGCCCAGGATAACCTTCACAAACCTCCACCTAATGCCCCTGGAATGTGGAGCATGTGTCTGTAAAGAGAACAGTGTTTCTATCAGtgaaacaaacatcacaagcaGACCAGATAACCCCTGGGCAAGATTACAAGAATCTTAAATTATtcaaagttttaaaataattgtatgcttttaaaagttaaagtgttgcttatttcattttatgtataATTAAAAGTCAGAGTTGGGGCAACAAAAGTGAATACATTATTTAAGGCTAATTTCATGAACATGGTTTAACACAGAGGCAGCAGTGATTAAGAGATATAGCAAGAGGCAGACTGCTGACATCACATAATTTCCACACCtttgcactgaaaaacacagataagaCGTTCTGACTTGGCATAAGGTCTGTAGGGCTACATGAATATAGTGTGTATGGGATAGATGACATTTATGGACAGCACTATGAATGTAGCTTTATCCCCATGCTGGAAGATGCTTGGCCAGAGAACAAATATCCAACAGAACAATAATCCCAAACAAATGAGTGAAAGCTGTGACCCCTGATTTGGATCCAGCAGATCCAGTATCTTGAAGCAAAAGATACAACAAAGACCCCCCAGGACAGACAGAACATCCCTCCACAGATTTGTATGAGACTAGGACATGGGTCTTTGCTTTTATGATATATGAGGCGAAACAAACTGGAAGAGCGAGTTTTCCCGCAAGCTGCCAAAAATCATAGTTGCAGTCTGAACTGTtatacagaaaaaagagaaaataaaatgtgtgtattttaacaTATCTGCACAGATTTATGTGTGTTGATTCAattttgtgtctatgtgtgttgCCTCTGTGTGTGATTACGTGTTCTTACAGGTCTGTAAATAGTTGAGAAGCCAGTGCATGAAAAAGGAATGTTTTGTTAGGCGTCCTGACTATGGGTGTATCTGTGCTACAGTCACTATACATAGTAACACGATCTGATCCATCCTATATTATTAATGCACATATGTCATAATAAACTCCACTAAaacatgtcacattttcattctgcTAGAGATAGTGTTTTTGCTGATCACCAGCAGGTGgtaaatatttagaaatatatACTCAGTAGTTGTTTTATTATCTTGTTTCAAAAGTTATTTATTCTCCTGGACAAAATCTTTTTGTACAAACTGCTGAGAGTGTTTCTAAATGTGGGGCTTGGAAAGTGTTGGTCACTTACTTTGGCATGCAGCGATTTAATCTCAGTCTGACTAATcagattactgtaacagcaGTCACCTCACAGCCATTTACCAGGTCTGGATCTATGTGCGAGCCAGGGGAGTAGTGCTGACACAATAAAAAAGTAATGAACTCAGTGACTTCAGTTTTACAGAGAAAACATTATGACACATTATGCAACACTAAATCCCTGTAATCAGCGTTCCCTGattaaaaaacagcactgttcTTCCACTTTTCTCAGATGAAGCTTTAACACATGTTATTATGTTAGACAAGCCTTCGGCAGGTCTGATGTGGCAATCTGTCCCATCCCTCCCTGCAGAGAGAGTGAGGCGCACCTTGGATTTGCTTGCTCAGTCAAGATTATGTTAATCTGCTTTAATCTCCTAACAGACGTCAGCACGAGACCAGAACACAGGGAGAAAGACAACATGGGCTTCATATGATACAGAATAGAGGCTTCACATAGATCTAAATACTACCACACCGcaacaagaaaatgtttgtggGAGACTTTTATAATTATTTGTGCTTTCAACCAAGTTTTATACTGACACTATGaattttcatcatcattatctaCTCTTACTAATGGGATTTCTTCCATTGTGCAAATACAGAACTACCATATGTGTGTGAACTGCCATGGTGAGAGTGTGTTACTTACGGCAATAAAATAAGAAGTCCAATTTTACATCTGATAGCTTAAAGAAGCAATGCcacaatgtaaataaagatgaaaatctTAATTCAGTAGAGATGTGGAAGTGTGATGCAAGAATAAGAGTAATTACAAACCACCAGAAAATATGCTGCACATATGGTGTTGCAATGATTGTTGCGTGACCCATTTCTTCAGTCTCTTGAGGAGGCTTGTGAGAAATTAAATACTCTCtgaacatgaaaatataaagtgttcatcatcatcagcaaTTAATCTGAACCTCACAGCACGAGCAGCTGCTGCATCAAAGCCACGACATGCTGCGGCAGTAATGATCAATTAAAGCAGAACTCAGCCAGCACAGCAGCTTAAGACCAAAATGCAGAttgctgcatttaaatgcaggtCAGAGCAAGATGCattcaggaaaaagaaagaagtagGGCAGCAgcgagaggaagaagagaagaatgaAGAGTTCAGTTCGGATTGAGAGAGAGGTGTACACTTGGGAGAATTTTCCTGGGGTTGGTTCAGATTTTGGGGATGAAATGgaggttgatttttttttttttttttccattttcagccATGTTAGCAGCAAAGGCCATCTGGACAGCTGTCTGTGTCATGTTGAAGAATTCTTTACAGTTGAAAGCCAATACCAATTTCATATAACTATTTCTGCAATCCAAATCTCTCAgggatttagatttttattttgttgtgtacGAAACATCACTCCAAATCTGAAAAGTATGAAATCACTTTATTGAATTCATATCAGTATAATAGGAGCACTGAGACTATTGTCTAATGAAACAGTAGTATAGTCACTAACGGACTGAAGAACAGGAGTACTGATCGATGGTAGAAACACAACCTTCAAATGTTCTATgaatacctttttttttctatgcagcacaaaatacattaaaaccTTTTTAATGAATGATAATGATGAATGATATACAGAATAAACATGAAGATATTTCACTTTTCTGGTCACTCATTAAGTCACTACTGACAGATTCAAACCAGTTCAATAACTATAGTCATTACATAGAGAAATACGGTAATATGATCAGTTTGTGGATGAGAAACTGGCTGTAAAAAATGCTCACTTGACTCTTTTAAGAAATTAAACAGGTGCCTTAAGTCTGTTTATCGTCAGCTTTTAGTGTttaactgttgtgtttttacacattttgagGCTTTTTCAGGGAGTCAGAGGTTTTTAGGTAACATTAAATCTCAGATCAAATTATTTTGTGGTGATGTGTTACATTTCACTGCTTTGGGTGCACACACTCCCACATCCTTCTTCTGATATCTCATAGGATGCTTCTGAACAACCACTAAACCAGGGGTGTGAACTCAGGAATATCCAATTGTAGCAACACTCAGCACTTAAGTCAAAAGCCATCATGTCATCTGCTCTATTGAGGTCACTTTAAATCTTTCTTCCTCTGACAATGGATTTCTCTCTGTGACTGCTTCTGCAAAATCAAATTTCCGATTATTTCACTGACACATGACATTTACTACCAATGTTTTAAATCTAAACCATAATTCACTGTAGCTGCTGGAAGTATGTGGGTGTCTCATTGCATCATTTACATTTGGTCAGTTATTCAATAGAAAAATATACTTCCAAGTCTGCGTAGTAAAGACCAACTTAGAGAAGGTCAGGTAGCTTTGGGGGATTTAGTGCATAATCATAGTTAAACCCTTGAAATGTCTGCACCAGTGAGAAACACACCATGCAGCTTATTTTGTAAACAGCCCGACTGATTTTAAGGCTGTTTCACTCTTACATATTTGGTGGTTAAAGCTGTtacatgtagaaaataaaaaaaaaattgacagaATAAGCTGTTGCAGGAAACTAATGCCATCTTTTTTATGTATATGCTGCAGTCCGTGCTCGATGTATGCAATTTGTGGAAAGCGAgtacaaagacaggaaaagtgCTGCCTCAGCTTGGATGAGTGTGAAGCAACTCATATTTCAGAGGGAGGAAACTTTAAAACTACGCCACACCCGGCAGCTGCATCAttgtcaataaaatgaaaaatgagccGAGGAGTTAAATAATGGCAGCACCTGAACAAGTCTGAAGCGAACCTTCATATCTCTGAACACACAGGTCTTTCTGGGTTTTTCGAGGAGTATAATGACATAGATTAGTAACATTCGGTTACCTGTCATGGAGTCATTTCTGTAACAGTGATGTAAAACACAATCATTAAGGGATTTAGGAGATGTCTAAAGTCATCAAGTTTCAAATCTACACAGAGCTGCTTTAACAAACAAGTGCAGGTTGAGCAAGCCAGACCAATTTACAGTAAATTCTCATCCCCATTTGGAGCAAGTCTATAAAGGCACTACTTATGTAGACATCATATAAAAGGTCTGCATgatttttcttaatgtttttgaaCTGCATCAATTATACTGTTTGATTGAACGTGCTTTGAGTTTCAGTTTAGCTAAAGACTGCAGTAATAAAAGGTGGAAATATTTGCAGCATTCAGATccacatttactgtacagacaaaatattacatttcataaacataaatacagagaACAATCAATCCAACTAGTTTAGTGATGGAGTCCACCTACAGGCACACTTCAGATTAATTCTAGCAGAGCTGAATCAAAGAAAACTGGCTTGGTTGTAGACTCAAAGAAGTTTCTGACAAACCTGTGAGTCTAGTTGCCTTTGATTTAACTCTGCTGACTGAAATCTTCAGGCATATTTTCAGATTTGAAAGCGTGTGGGTTCATATGTGATAGGTAGATAACCTTACAGTTAAAAAAGGCTCAGAACACAGAAGAACAATTACCCTTGAGATATTCATTTTACCTCACATTTTGATAGAAATGATCTAACAGGTGAAGACATAGTGTGAGATTTtgggaaaacacacacttactggtgttcatttttttttctatttaaaataatatatacacCCTTAAAGAAACCACAACATGTCATTTTTGATCCTTGGCCTcgtacagattttaaaaaaatacccCAGCTGCTTATATTTAGCCTCATATCTAATATATCTAATACACAGATTTCTCAAAATGCTGAAGTGTTCTTTTAAAAGTGAGTAGGTTCTCTTGAATTTGATAAGAGCCATGACTAAAACCACATAAAACAGATCAGCTCGGAGGAAATGAAACGTTTGGATTGTAATTTTACCTCGCATTTTTGACGAAGACAATCCAAATATTCCAAGACTTTAAAGTTTTTCCTCATAACTACTTTCAAAATCGTGTTTGTGAACTGCTTGTTACTACACCTTTGACTTTGAGCCCTTTACATAACACATAGAGATGTTTTAGACTTTCACATCAGGTGGTGACATCAATTTCACATTGACTGTGTCATTAGAAATCATTTTAGGTAAATTAAACTCTAGCAGCGACCTCCCTAACTCCATTCATCAGCTGCAAAATGACTTGTGAAGACATTCTTCAAAACATCATGATGTACTGTACCTTTTAAGTAACATGCAACCATTAAGGAAAAGTGAGCTAGTACACAGGCTTCTTCGGCACCTTACATCAAATACATTTCATTGAGGGCTGCACTTTCTTTGGTTTGTGTTctacaaacatacaaatgttGAACTAGTCTACAACCAGGTGTCACCATATCAATAAATTACTGAAAAGTTTTCTACAGCTTCTCAAAGTGATGGTGTTGATTTAGTAAAGTTTACCTGATAGGTTAGCCACTGTGGGTTTAGCTGTGGTGTTACATGCTACAGATTCAGCTGAGACCTTTGCTGGAGAGTTTAGATACTAAGGAAGACCAACCAGATCATTCATATGTGTATTAGAAGTAAAAAATATTCAGACATCCAAACATGTTTGGCTGTTGCTGAATATGGTGGTGCAGGATAATGGAAATAGAAGATACCAGGAGTTTCAAATAAGGCTGCATTTGTGGAgagtttttgttaaatgtttcaaTCATAAACACTCTACAAACAGCAAGCAGTGATTCGCCAGGAGAAGAATTCTTTCAGTGTGTTGGGTTGGGTCTTTCCTATTCTCTTCATAGGCATACAATAAGGGCAAGTGAATTACAAACACTTGCTGTTACAATCATGTTAGTGATCCGTAAAGGAAACTACACACAAagatttaatataatttaacaaCTGCTAGTAGGTGTGAAGGTATTACTATTAGAATATCCATTAAATCCCTCTGACGTATTAAATAATGCTCAGGTGGGGCTTAAACCTGTATAGTGTCACTTCAAGCATCTGTTGTTAGATGATGCAGAGCATGTGCTGGAAGAATGAGATTAGTGAAGATTTTTATGTATAAAATACCCTGTATTCAGCTGATATTTGCTACCAGGCTGCGTCATTACACTGTGCACAACGTTTGAAGGCGACAGTGATGTCAGAAAGCTAGTCGACAAACTTGCTTACATTTTCACCAAAAGTGAAACATTCACTGGGCGTCAAAGGCTGATCAGATGTATGATTTTGTGGTCCCATTAATATCACTACTATCACTGCACATGTGTTCCAACTGATATTATATATTGATCCCAGCCAGTTGCATTTCTCCTCTttgcaacatattttttttttgttattttcagttgttttctaGTTAGATGTTGCTGATTGACTATGTTAAGGATAATTCCTATTGATTTcaactttaaggttttatttgCATAGTTTTGGCTATCATTTCTATCAGTTATAATTATTCTACACAGCAAAGTAATTGCTCAGATCTGGGAACAGCCACTCAAGCTCTTTGCTCTGTCTATATTCATTTTAAGTGATGCTGCCACAATTGCTGACCTCAGTAATTAGCTTGTTGAGTGCAATGTTATTATTGACAGGAATGGTGGCCATaaggatgaaaatgaaacaaagctataattaacaaaaaaaaaaaaaaaaattcacaattTGCTAGATTCAGCCCCATGTCATGAATGCAATAAGCAGTAATAGCACTGAAGTTCATGGAAACACACAACTGTATCTGCAGCCTGGCACATTGggcttctgtgtttttctcctgtgCAAAACAGCCAAAACTGTTTCCAGCTTtttgcacatttcacattttcagagCAAATATCTGCTCTTGCTGGAAGGCAAAGACACTGTGTTCAAGCTTTCTGAGACTGCTATGAGGACTTCAGCGCCTTTCCCGTTCTTGAGGTCTGACAACTTCTGTCCATGTCTTCTGAAATCATGTATATCATTGATTTCACCATTtaaaagtaacacacacactgttttcatcAACCTGTCCACAAAATCACATCCTGGCATctgactgcagagtccagaaaTCCCAACGTCTGTGTTCACCTTTGAAGTCCCAGTATTGGGATTCTCAGCCTGTAAATGCTGTATCCTTGTACTTGGGTAGAGCTGCGGTACAAAACTTCCATATAGAGGAACAGGAAAGCGAATATCttgttatttatattatataataaataataaaactttgtccatatattttgtttatatatatataaaaaaaaaagttctgctaAAAAAGGGTGCCTGGATAGCAAAACCACTTGATATAGAAGCAGTGGCAGAGCTGCTTgtaaaaatattgtatatattgcCTAATTCTGAGTATATGGAGCCTTTGATTACAATCCATTACAACTCCTGAGTTTCACAGGATGTTAAACAGCCATCTGTCAAAAAACATCCAGCACCTCAGCTCCACAGTCTGATGAGGCTCCTGGTcaagctgcaaaaaaaaaaaaaaaaaaaaaaaaaacattctgcagCACAAGCAGGTTAATGTTTCACCTGAGGAGGAGTGGAAGCCAAGCTGAAGCTGGTGCTTTACAGTTATAGTCTATTATGGTAATAAGACACCATAACTCATTATCTCTAACCAACCACACCCTTGTTGGAGGCCATAATGTTTCTAAAGCCACCCAACTTTTCCTCCATTTAAACTCAGTTTCTTTCCCCCTAAAAATGTCTATCCATCTGCCAAGAATGAGGCCTCAGATGTTAACGTGAAAAGAGTCCCAGCTGTCATCTTTGCCACTGCTGCTCCCATTCTTGGCCGCTGTCATTGTTGCTGTCCCGTCTCCAACCTCTCCATCCGGCTGTTCTCCTGTGGGGGTGGCGCCAGGCTCAGGGTAGTACTCGTCGTCCTCGTCGAAGTAGCCGTTGTCCATCATGCTGAGGCTGGAGGCAGCACTCAGGTCCTGACAGCTCCCCTTGTACTCCTGGATCGACTCATGGAGAGACCACAGCTGGCACAGCAAGGACATGTCCTGCTGACGCAAACCCACCTGAATGGGACAGATGCAAGACCCTAATTAATTCCTGATAGATTTCTGACGGAGTTACACAGCATCTTTAAAACCTTTTTGGtgttgatttttaaaacaaagagTTTGCTGATTCTAAATGCCTTCTACTATTGGGTCTACAACGAAACATATGTgaaacatttgctgcttttctcctcTTTGTAAAGTGATCAACATACGTAAAAAAAACCCAACTAATTATTGAattgtaaataacaaaaatcattCATTAGAATCCAgcattaaaacaacactgactcgtggccaaaaataaaacaaaacaaaaacactgctaATAGGGTTGAAAAGGGCATTTGTACCGCATACCACTATGCTGACAGGAACTGAGGGTCACTGTACTATCTTCTAAACACATCACAGTAGAGAGACAAGCAAGTCAGACTCAGTTCAAACAGGCCAGACTGTGCTCTGTGAGCTGTAGAGTGGCTTACAGTTTCTAAAATCTAGGACACTGACAACTTATTAATGTGTGCTACAAACTCAGTAATACATTAACAGCAACAAAGCAATAAGCTGGGAACTTGCTGCAGGGAGAGTAAAGCAGATGAATTAGGATTtagcaaatcttgcacaaaAAATCCAAATGGCAAAGAGAattttcagcagcagtttgtttatGATGCACCGTAAAACCAATCTATGTTAGGTATTGACCAAGAGCCACTGAGGAG is a genomic window containing:
- the fam89a gene encoding protein FAM89A, whose amino-acid sequence is MNGKTTNGAVGGMACIEGLPPLPKSLSGLLNSSGGSWREMERMYVKKTMIQDDLSRGRNNADNLLANKPANLDAALALLRKEMVGLRQQDMSLLCQLWSLHESIQEYKGSCQDLSAASSLSMMDNGYFDEDDEYYPEPGATPTGEQPDGEVGDGTATMTAAKNGSSSGKDDSWDSFHVNI